A section of the Kribbella sp. HUAS MG21 genome encodes:
- a CDS encoding LuxR C-terminal-related transcriptional regulator gives MGGVTVLTASYAGAASAPAYARLAGLAADLPGEPVRRDAGWPVLRYDDPADALAAARALREAASEVPAGELLRIAVHTAPSAAPAVRHTEQLLAIANPGQTLLTATTAVGVPEAVDLGMHRLRDLGSPERIFELAGSGEPLRSLDQVPNNLPVMFTSFVGRQTQVAALRTQLSGSRLVTLTGPGGSGKTRLAAQTAAELAERWPDGVWWVDLSAITESAQMPEAVAAAVGLLVEAGDRLLIGQLRTRRALICLDNCEQIIEGVAEFVGALLTGCPELSILATSREPLDIPGEAIWRVPALAPDEARALFLERSGTEFPTGDEAAEQAIRSICVRLDGIPLALELAAAWARTLTPVQIEAGLSDRFGLLTKNVRGVAARQRTLAASIDWSHDLLDEDERRVFRRLAVFAGGFTLDAASAVCGAELETLARLVDKSLVVAENGRYRLLETIREYAGTRLTEAGEDDVRDRQLDHYLRVAEAAEPLLDEDRDAWRALVEPDRENYRAALEYGLSAADPERGRRLAAALRWLWNLQATGNEGIGYLRRAIDRSPDDRTLLQARLLYGYATVADTVDPFGYDAAGRGLELATELGDDRLRSLFLALVAVGEFFTDFQKAWDLTAEGVRLADGIGDEAARNANVALQCVLLALWDRHDELRPLLDRAADGLISSGERGIASTVLTVWSESLFSTGGPRRAVEIAERALAAAEPLADYHRVGAARCQLATLLVRTGRAAEARALMEPLLELAASSVVPNLGQAMGLICYWTGEYDAAVEWLARDTAPDSPLAGTFAPAMLLPTVAAARRALGQDATELLERAAELARRYNLPRILADALDQLGRIAIADQPDKAAELLHEALTIRVDHGLRTYVVESLESLALLADHTNRPQDAARLSAAATAAREQFGLAAPADQQPTESSSTALSLDDAVAYARRARGARGRPSSGWASLTPTEEQVVALAVEGLSNPEIGERLFMSRGTVKTHLAHVYAKLGVANRTELASLKNP, from the coding sequence ATGGGTGGGGTGACGGTCCTGACCGCGTCGTACGCCGGGGCGGCGAGCGCGCCGGCGTACGCACGCCTGGCCGGGCTCGCCGCCGACCTGCCGGGAGAGCCGGTACGGCGGGACGCCGGGTGGCCGGTGCTGCGGTACGACGACCCGGCGGACGCGCTCGCCGCGGCGCGGGCGCTCCGGGAGGCGGCGTCCGAGGTCCCGGCGGGCGAGTTGCTGCGGATCGCCGTGCACACCGCGCCGTCGGCCGCTCCCGCCGTACGGCATACGGAGCAACTGCTCGCGATCGCGAACCCTGGTCAGACCTTGCTGACGGCAACGACTGCCGTCGGGGTCCCGGAGGCCGTCGACCTGGGGATGCACCGGTTGCGTGATCTCGGGTCGCCGGAGCGGATCTTCGAGCTGGCGGGGTCCGGGGAGCCGCTGCGGTCGCTCGATCAGGTCCCGAACAACCTTCCGGTGATGTTCACCAGCTTCGTCGGCCGGCAGACGCAGGTCGCTGCGCTGCGGACCCAGCTCTCCGGCAGCCGTCTCGTCACGCTCACGGGACCTGGTGGGAGCGGCAAGACCCGGCTGGCCGCACAGACCGCGGCCGAGCTCGCGGAGCGGTGGCCGGACGGTGTCTGGTGGGTCGACCTGTCCGCGATCACCGAGAGTGCGCAGATGCCGGAGGCCGTCGCGGCTGCGGTCGGCCTGCTGGTCGAGGCCGGTGACCGGCTGCTCATCGGTCAGCTGCGGACCAGGCGTGCGTTGATCTGCCTGGACAACTGCGAGCAGATCATCGAGGGTGTCGCGGAGTTCGTGGGCGCGCTGCTGACGGGCTGTCCCGAGCTGTCGATTCTCGCGACCAGCCGGGAACCGCTGGACATCCCCGGCGAAGCAATCTGGCGGGTGCCCGCGCTGGCTCCGGACGAAGCACGAGCACTGTTTCTGGAACGTTCCGGAACCGAGTTTCCTACCGGCGACGAGGCCGCGGAGCAGGCGATCCGGTCGATCTGTGTGCGGCTCGACGGCATCCCGCTCGCGCTGGAACTCGCGGCCGCGTGGGCGCGCACGCTGACCCCGGTGCAGATCGAGGCCGGCCTGAGCGACCGCTTCGGCCTGCTGACGAAGAACGTCCGGGGTGTCGCGGCACGGCAGCGTACGCTCGCCGCGTCGATCGACTGGAGCCACGACCTGCTCGACGAGGACGAGCGCCGGGTCTTCCGCCGGCTCGCGGTCTTCGCCGGCGGGTTCACGCTCGACGCCGCGTCGGCAGTGTGCGGCGCGGAGCTGGAGACCTTGGCGCGGCTTGTCGACAAATCGCTCGTCGTCGCCGAGAACGGGCGGTACCGGCTGCTCGAGACGATCCGCGAGTACGCCGGAACACGCTTGACGGAGGCCGGCGAGGACGACGTACGGGATCGTCAGCTCGACCACTACCTCCGGGTGGCCGAGGCCGCGGAACCCTTGCTGGACGAGGATCGCGACGCCTGGCGGGCCCTGGTGGAGCCGGACCGGGAGAACTACCGGGCCGCGCTCGAGTACGGCCTGTCCGCTGCCGATCCGGAGCGTGGCCGACGGCTCGCGGCGGCGCTGCGCTGGCTGTGGAACCTGCAGGCGACCGGCAACGAGGGCATCGGCTACCTGCGCCGCGCGATCGATCGGTCGCCGGACGACCGGACGTTGCTCCAGGCCCGTTTGCTGTACGGCTACGCGACTGTCGCCGACACCGTCGATCCGTTCGGGTACGACGCCGCGGGCCGCGGGCTCGAACTGGCCACCGAGCTCGGGGACGACCGGCTGCGGTCGCTGTTCCTCGCGCTGGTCGCGGTCGGCGAGTTCTTCACGGATTTCCAGAAGGCGTGGGACCTGACGGCCGAGGGTGTCCGGCTGGCCGACGGGATCGGCGACGAGGCGGCCCGGAACGCGAACGTCGCCTTGCAATGCGTCCTGCTCGCGCTGTGGGACCGCCACGACGAGCTGCGTCCGCTGCTAGACCGTGCGGCCGACGGCCTGATCAGCAGTGGGGAACGCGGCATCGCGTCGACGGTGCTGACGGTCTGGTCCGAGAGCCTGTTCTCCACCGGGGGGCCGCGACGGGCCGTCGAGATCGCGGAGCGCGCGCTCGCCGCGGCCGAACCGCTCGCCGACTACCACCGCGTCGGCGCTGCCCGCTGTCAGCTGGCGACGCTGTTGGTGCGGACCGGCCGGGCCGCTGAGGCGCGTGCGTTGATGGAGCCGTTGCTCGAGCTGGCCGCGAGTTCCGTCGTACCGAATCTCGGTCAGGCGATGGGGTTGATCTGTTATTGGACGGGCGAGTACGACGCCGCGGTCGAGTGGCTGGCCCGGGACACCGCGCCGGACAGTCCGCTCGCGGGGACGTTCGCGCCCGCGATGCTGCTGCCGACGGTCGCGGCCGCGCGGCGTGCGCTGGGGCAGGACGCGACGGAGCTGCTCGAGCGGGCGGCGGAGCTGGCGCGGCGGTACAACCTGCCGCGGATCCTCGCCGACGCCCTCGATCAGCTCGGCCGGATCGCGATCGCGGACCAGCCCGACAAGGCGGCCGAGCTGCTGCACGAGGCGCTGACGATCCGGGTCGACCACGGCCTGCGGACGTACGTCGTCGAAAGCCTGGAATCCCTTGCCCTACTGGCCGATCACACCAACCGCCCGCAAGACGCCGCCCGCCTGTCCGCCGCAGCAACAGCAGCCCGAGAGCAATTCGGGCTCGCAGCACCAGCTGACCAGCAGCCCACAGAGTCATCAT
- a CDS encoding Nramp family divalent metal transporter: MADTASTDHGRFALPTKNLPAPQVRDLPEPPSNTWKIIGPGMVGAGVGLASGEFILWPYISSQVGLVFLWGAVVGVAVQWFLNMEIERYTLATGETALTGFNRYGKHWGLFFAIMTYFANLWPGWATSSASMLTYLFGAGDPRWIAIVMLLVIGAILTLAPVVYVMLERLIAVKIAAVALLVVLALVFAIRGKTYGALGDAVTQPQFPAEQLGFALVMGAIAYAGAGGGQNLVQSNWIRDKGFGMGVHVPRLVSPVTGETEADPTANGYTFPPNDENLARWKRWWKFANIEQALTFVLITVLTITFTSMLAHATLFGDGNVKNNISFLKIEGTTLQSVVGGWFGYLFWAIGAFSLFAAAAGIVDYTSRLTSDMIKARYLRESRISESKLYFWLVWGLVAFGIIVLLAGLTQPLVLLVISACTAGTMMFIYSGLLWWMNSRALPRAIRITKWRAAVLLFSFLAFGFLAVFTVIDQAKKL; this comes from the coding sequence ATGGCAGACACCGCATCGACTGACCACGGCAGGTTCGCCCTGCCCACCAAGAACCTGCCCGCCCCGCAGGTGCGCGACCTCCCCGAGCCGCCGTCGAACACCTGGAAGATCATCGGCCCGGGTATGGTCGGCGCCGGGGTCGGGCTGGCCTCGGGCGAGTTCATCCTCTGGCCGTACATCTCCAGCCAGGTCGGCCTGGTGTTCCTCTGGGGCGCCGTCGTCGGCGTGGCGGTGCAGTGGTTCCTGAACATGGAGATCGAGCGGTACACGCTGGCCACTGGTGAGACAGCGTTGACCGGCTTCAACCGGTACGGGAAGCACTGGGGCCTGTTCTTCGCGATCATGACGTACTTCGCGAACCTCTGGCCCGGCTGGGCGACCAGTTCGGCCTCGATGCTCACGTACCTGTTCGGCGCCGGCGACCCGCGCTGGATCGCGATCGTGATGTTGCTGGTGATCGGCGCGATCCTGACCCTCGCACCGGTCGTCTACGTGATGCTCGAACGGCTGATCGCGGTGAAGATCGCGGCCGTCGCGCTGCTCGTGGTGCTCGCGCTGGTGTTCGCGATCCGCGGGAAGACGTACGGCGCGCTCGGCGACGCGGTCACGCAGCCGCAGTTCCCGGCCGAGCAGCTCGGCTTCGCGCTGGTGATGGGCGCGATCGCGTACGCCGGTGCGGGCGGCGGCCAGAACCTGGTGCAGAGCAACTGGATCCGCGACAAGGGCTTCGGCATGGGCGTGCATGTGCCGCGGCTGGTCTCGCCCGTGACCGGCGAGACCGAGGCCGACCCGACCGCCAACGGGTACACGTTCCCGCCGAACGACGAGAACCTGGCCCGCTGGAAGCGCTGGTGGAAGTTCGCGAACATCGAGCAGGCGCTGACGTTCGTGCTGATCACCGTGCTGACGATCACGTTCACCTCGATGCTTGCGCACGCCACGCTGTTCGGCGACGGCAACGTGAAGAACAACATCAGCTTCCTGAAGATCGAGGGCACCACGCTGCAGTCGGTGGTCGGCGGCTGGTTCGGGTACCTGTTCTGGGCGATCGGCGCGTTCTCGCTGTTCGCCGCGGCGGCCGGGATCGTCGACTACACGTCCCGGCTGACGTCGGACATGATCAAGGCCCGCTACCTGCGCGAGTCGCGGATCAGCGAGTCCAAGCTGTACTTCTGGCTGGTCTGGGGACTCGTTGCCTTCGGCATCATCGTGCTGCTGGCCGGGCTCACCCAGCCGCTGGTGCTGCTCGTGATCTCCGCGTGTACCGCGGGCACGATGATGTTCATCTACTCCGGGCTGCTGTGGTGGATGAACTCGCGGGCCCTGCCGCGCGCGATCCGGATCACGAAGTGGCGCGCGGCAGTGCTGCTGTTCTCGTTCCTCGCCTTCGGGTTCCTGGCCGTCTTCACCGTCATCGACCAGGCCAAGAAGCTCTGA